A window from Falsibacillus albus encodes these proteins:
- a CDS encoding CidA/LrgA family protein: MKSVWMIILQIIFINFFYLSGISLSSWLRLPIPGSMVGLVLLFVCLKMKIIKMKWVEKGAKWLAAELLLFFIPSSAAGIAGFPDALSLSSLRIIFIILLSTLMVMGVTGVVAEFIHKKRNRNLL; encoded by the coding sequence ATGAAAAGTGTATGGATGATCATACTTCAGATCATTTTCATCAATTTCTTTTATCTGAGCGGTATTTCTTTGTCAAGTTGGCTGCGTTTACCGATTCCTGGTAGCATGGTTGGCCTGGTCTTACTGTTTGTCTGTTTGAAAATGAAAATTATCAAGATGAAATGGGTTGAAAAAGGGGCTAAATGGCTTGCGGCAGAGCTCCTTTTATTTTTTATCCCATCTTCCGCTGCAGGGATTGCCGGATTTCCGGATGCACTAAGCCTATCTAGTCTGAGGATTATATTCATTATCTTATTAAGCACCTTAATGGTCATGGGAGTTACAGGTGTAGTTGCTGAATTCATTCACAAGAAGAGGAATAGGAATCTTTTATGA
- a CDS encoding 3-hydroxybutyrate dehydrogenase, producing the protein MNMKDRTAFITGAASGIGYEIAKEFAIAGANVVISDINEQAAIKAANDLQSDGFKAIGIACNVMKEEEIINALEMAKQTYGTIDLLINNAGLQYVADIEDFPTEKFEQMIKIMLTAPFIAIKNVLPVMKEQGFGRIINMASINGLIGFAGKAAYNSAKHGVIGLTKVAALESAPNGITVNALCPGYVDTPLVQKQLQGIADTRKISVEKVFEEVIYPLVPQKRLISAKEIADYALFLCSDQAKGVTGQAVVLDGGYTAQ; encoded by the coding sequence ATGAACATGAAGGACCGAACAGCTTTTATCACGGGGGCTGCCAGTGGAATCGGCTATGAAATCGCTAAAGAATTTGCAATCGCAGGTGCTAATGTGGTGATTTCTGATATTAACGAGCAAGCAGCGATTAAGGCTGCAAATGATTTACAATCAGATGGATTTAAAGCGATAGGGATCGCCTGCAATGTCATGAAAGAAGAAGAAATAATCAATGCATTGGAAATGGCCAAACAAACGTACGGAACCATTGATTTGCTAATCAACAATGCCGGCTTGCAATACGTAGCGGACATTGAAGACTTCCCAACAGAAAAATTTGAACAAATGATCAAAATCATGCTGACGGCTCCATTCATAGCAATAAAAAACGTTCTTCCTGTCATGAAAGAACAAGGCTTCGGCCGAATCATCAATATGGCATCAATAAATGGTCTGATTGGCTTTGCTGGAAAAGCCGCATATAACAGTGCAAAACATGGTGTGATCGGGTTAACGAAGGTTGCTGCTCTTGAAAGCGCACCAAACGGGATTACAGTAAATGCTCTATGCCCCGGCTATGTTGACACACCACTCGTCCAAAAGCAGCTGCAAGGAATTGCTGATACCCGAAAAATCTCAGTTGAGAAAGTTTTCGAAGAAGTGATTTACCCGTTGGTTCCCCAAAAGAGACTGATTTCTGCAAAAGAGATTGCGGACTACGCTCTCTTTTTATGCAGTGATCAGGCGAAAGGCGTGACTGGACAGGCAGTTGTTTTGGATGGAGGATATACTGCACAATAA
- a CDS encoding LysR family transcriptional regulator, whose amino-acid sequence MDIKHLTYFIEVAKQKNFTKASHILHISQPALSKMIKNLEAELDVTLIDRTYKKMELTDAGKVVYEKGVKVVQFMADLDQSLYDVINLKKGTIKIGLPPIIGSLFFPGIMADFRKKYPDVVIKIMEFGAKKVEDSIEEGLIDIGVVPLPVKDDIFDQIPFLKEGMSVIVHESHPLSKRDFIHLKEVSHENFILFNEDFALHDLIIQACIKEGFYPEIVLESSQWDFLVEMVAVNIGITILPNSISEKIDLPAIKIVPLKPASLLWELSVIMKKNRYVPYVGKAFIEEIKNWKQGLPS is encoded by the coding sequence ATGGACATCAAACATTTAACATATTTTATAGAGGTGGCAAAGCAAAAGAACTTTACAAAAGCTTCTCATATCCTGCATATTTCCCAACCAGCATTAAGTAAAATGATCAAAAACCTAGAGGCGGAACTTGATGTGACTTTAATCGACCGTACATATAAGAAAATGGAACTGACCGATGCCGGCAAAGTGGTTTATGAGAAAGGAGTGAAGGTTGTTCAATTTATGGCTGATTTGGACCAATCCTTATATGATGTCATCAATTTGAAGAAGGGAACCATAAAAATCGGTCTTCCTCCAATCATTGGCTCACTTTTTTTCCCTGGGATCATGGCTGATTTTCGAAAGAAATATCCGGATGTAGTGATAAAGATTATGGAATTTGGTGCGAAAAAAGTAGAGGACAGCATTGAAGAGGGCCTGATTGATATCGGAGTCGTCCCTCTGCCTGTTAAGGATGATATTTTTGATCAAATTCCATTTCTGAAGGAAGGGATGAGCGTTATTGTCCATGAGTCACATCCACTATCAAAAAGGGATTTCATCCATTTGAAGGAAGTTTCACATGAGAATTTCATCTTATTCAATGAAGATTTTGCATTGCATGATTTAATTATCCAGGCATGTATCAAAGAAGGTTTTTATCCAGAAATCGTGCTTGAAAGTTCGCAGTGGGATTTTCTTGTAGAAATGGTTGCGGTAAATATAGGGATTACTATCCTTCCGAATTCCATTTCTGAAAAGATTGATCTCCCTGCCATTAAAATAGTTCCTTTAAAGCCAGCTTCTCTTCTCTGGGAACTATCTGTAATCATGAAAAAAAACAGGTATGTTCCTTACGTAGGTAAAGCATTTATAGAAGAAATCAAGAATTGGAAACAAGGACTGCCATCATAG
- a CDS encoding DUF6501 family protein, giving the protein MIHYDWTERPTLKKVKCVHTNAEKYMVNNVLTEGNLYEVKNETDEYYFVIDNSGKIGGFYKEYFQDA; this is encoded by the coding sequence ATGATTCATTACGATTGGACAGAAAGACCAACATTAAAGAAAGTCAAATGCGTACATACAAATGCAGAAAAATATATGGTTAATAATGTATTGACAGAAGGAAACCTTTATGAAGTGAAAAATGAAACGGATGAATATTATTTCGTCATCGATAATAGCGGGAAAATAGGCGGTTTCTATAAGGAATATTTCCAGGACGCATAG
- a CDS encoding zinc ribbon domain-containing protein, whose product MTEKGCIKCGSKDAGQKEIATTGTGLSKMFDVQNNRFLVVYCKKCGYCEFYNKDSSTASNILDLFFG is encoded by the coding sequence ATGACGGAAAAAGGGTGCATTAAGTGTGGAAGCAAGGACGCTGGCCAAAAGGAAATTGCAACCACCGGAACCGGGCTTTCAAAAATGTTCGATGTTCAGAATAATCGATTCCTTGTCGTATATTGCAAAAAATGCGGGTACTGTGAATTTTATAATAAAGATTCCAGCACAGCGTCAAATATCCTCGATTTATTTTTTGGCTAA
- the yidC gene encoding membrane protein insertase YidC: MKRLITILMLAGSTFLLSACSAATNNDSFFHKSLVSPFAEAIKMIADFTAGSYGIAIIIITLLIRSILLPLTLKTYKNQQQMKDKMAVMKPELDKVQKRLKQEKDPAKQKELQAEMMGLYKKHGVNPLNMGCLPILIQMPIWMGLYYAIRSSHEIATHSFLWFNLGQPDIPMAILAGIAYFFQSRVTMVGMTEEQQKQMKFMTLLSPIMILVISFSAPAALALYWAVGGVFLVAQTLIAKKIYQNKPETTTSK; this comes from the coding sequence TTGAAACGTCTTATTACTATTTTAATGTTAGCAGGATCTACATTTTTATTATCAGCTTGCTCAGCAGCTACCAATAATGATAGCTTCTTTCATAAATCATTGGTTTCCCCATTTGCTGAAGCCATCAAGATGATTGCAGACTTTACAGCAGGAAGCTATGGAATTGCCATCATCATCATTACTCTTTTGATTAGGTCTATACTTTTGCCGCTTACATTGAAAACCTATAAAAACCAGCAGCAGATGAAAGACAAAATGGCAGTCATGAAGCCTGAGTTGGATAAGGTTCAAAAGAGACTGAAACAGGAAAAAGACCCAGCCAAGCAAAAAGAGCTTCAAGCTGAAATGATGGGACTTTATAAAAAGCACGGCGTCAATCCATTAAATATGGGCTGTTTGCCTATCCTGATCCAAATGCCGATCTGGATGGGATTATATTATGCCATCCGAAGCTCCCATGAAATTGCTACACATAGTTTCCTTTGGTTCAACCTTGGACAACCTGATATTCCGATGGCCATCCTGGCAGGAATTGCATACTTCTTCCAGTCCCGAGTGACGATGGTCGGTATGACAGAGGAACAGCAAAAACAAATGAAGTTCATGACATTGCTTTCCCCAATCATGATTTTGGTCATATCCTTCAGTGCTCCAGCAGCCCTTGCACTCTATTGGGCAGTAGGAGGGGTTTTCTTGGTAGCACAAACGTTGATTGCCAAGAAGATATATCAAAATAAGCCAGAAACGACTACTTCAAAATAA
- a CDS encoding DUF2164 domain-containing protein, with product MLDIKLPKEQKQLLIGRIQTYFYEDRGEEIGDLAAENFFHFILKEFGPFIYNQGVQDSKFVLEQKMENLDEDLEALKRIPMR from the coding sequence ATGCTTGATATTAAATTGCCGAAAGAGCAAAAACAACTTCTAATCGGGAGGATTCAAACCTATTTTTACGAAGACCGGGGTGAAGAAATAGGCGATCTTGCTGCAGAGAACTTTTTTCATTTCATCCTTAAGGAGTTTGGTCCATTTATTTATAATCAGGGAGTACAGGATTCAAAGTTCGTCCTTGAACAAAAAATGGAGAACCTAGATGAGGACCTGGAAGCTTTGAAAAGAATTCCAATGCGATAA
- a CDS encoding ATP-binding protein — protein MNIQTEIQELVNDRRKKFSQSIDNGLVGNSGYKAAEESILIDAITALAIGKNVLLKGPTGSGKTKLAETLSNLFKQPMHSINCSVDLDAEAMLGYKTISHKEGVSGIEFIEGPVIKAMKKGHLLYIDEINMAKPETLPILNGVLDYRRTITNPFTGEVITADGSFGVVAAINEGYVGTVPLNEALKNRFVIIEVPYIQREVLKEVLQQQSRLQDPKLIDKFVTLSSDLIIQVNNGQVSEEAASIRALIDACDLAVYLPPLRAIQRGIVDKVEDERERAAIYNIAQTLFE, from the coding sequence ATGAATATACAAACAGAAATTCAAGAATTAGTAAATGATAGAAGAAAAAAATTCAGCCAATCCATTGATAATGGCCTGGTTGGAAATAGTGGATATAAAGCTGCCGAAGAATCCATTTTGATCGATGCCATCACTGCATTGGCTATCGGGAAGAATGTCCTTTTGAAAGGGCCGACGGGTTCCGGGAAAACCAAATTAGCCGAAACATTGTCCAATTTATTCAAGCAGCCGATGCACAGCATCAACTGTTCGGTGGATTTAGATGCAGAAGCGATGCTGGGTTATAAGACAATCAGTCATAAGGAAGGGGTAAGCGGGATAGAGTTTATCGAAGGTCCTGTCATCAAAGCGATGAAAAAAGGCCATCTTTTATATATAGATGAAATCAACATGGCCAAGCCTGAGACTTTGCCTATATTAAACGGTGTCCTCGATTACCGCAGGACAATCACCAACCCATTCACCGGGGAAGTCATTACAGCAGACGGAAGCTTTGGAGTAGTTGCAGCCATCAATGAAGGTTATGTTGGAACAGTTCCGTTAAATGAAGCGCTTAAAAATAGGTTTGTCATTATCGAAGTGCCTTATATTCAACGGGAAGTGCTTAAGGAGGTTCTTCAACAGCAAAGCAGGCTGCAAGATCCCAAACTGATTGATAAGTTCGTCACCCTGTCCAGTGACCTGATCATCCAAGTCAATAATGGACAAGTTTCAGAAGAGGCCGCATCCATCCGCGCCTTGATCGACGCATGTGATTTAGCGGTATACCTTCCGCCATTAAGGGCCATCCAACGTGGAATCGTTGATAAGGTGGAGGATGAAAGAGAAAGAGCAGCCATCTATAATATTGCCCAGACGCTGTTTGAGTGA
- a CDS encoding aldehyde dehydrogenase family protein, with the protein MSQLMVNVNKKVEEFLQGTKKLYINGEFVESANQKTFDTPNPATGEVLATLYEAGPEDIDRAVKAARKAFDEGPWSKMSAAKRSRIMYKLADLMEENKDELAQLETLDNGKPIRETANADIPLAIEHMRYYAGWSTKIVGQTIPVSGPFFNYTRHEAVGVVGQIIPWNFPLLMAMWKLGAALATGCTVVLKPAEQTPLSALYLAELAEEAGFPPGVLNVVPGFGETAGQPLVDHPLVDKIAFTGSTEVGKTIMSRASKNLKRVTLELGGKSPNIILPDADMSKAIPGALNGVMFNQGQVCCAGSRVFIQKKHFDNVLADMASHAKNIKQGFGLHEDTEMGPLVSQEQQNRVMSYIEKGLSEGAELLAGGVKPSEQGYFVAPTIFADVNDEMTIAKEEIFGPVISAMPYEDLDEVIERANNSEYGLAAGVWTRDIAKGHYIANKLRAGTVWVNCYNAFDAASPFGGYKQSGIGREMGSYALDNYTEVKSVWVGMK; encoded by the coding sequence ATGAGTCAATTAATGGTGAACGTAAACAAAAAGGTTGAAGAGTTTCTACAAGGAACAAAAAAATTGTATATTAATGGTGAATTTGTCGAAAGTGCAAATCAAAAAACATTTGATACCCCTAACCCTGCCACAGGGGAAGTACTGGCAACATTATATGAAGCTGGCCCAGAAGATATCGATCGCGCCGTAAAAGCTGCAAGAAAGGCTTTCGATGAAGGCCCTTGGTCTAAAATGAGTGCAGCTAAACGCAGTCGAATCATGTACAAGCTGGCTGACTTAATGGAAGAAAACAAAGATGAACTAGCACAACTTGAAACGTTGGACAACGGAAAGCCGATCCGTGAAACTGCCAACGCAGATATTCCATTAGCGATTGAACATATGAGATATTATGCTGGATGGTCAACGAAAATTGTGGGACAAACGATTCCTGTTTCCGGTCCATTCTTCAACTACACTCGACATGAAGCAGTTGGTGTGGTTGGCCAGATCATCCCGTGGAACTTCCCATTGTTGATGGCGATGTGGAAGCTCGGTGCTGCACTTGCTACTGGCTGTACAGTAGTTTTAAAACCAGCTGAACAGACTCCTCTTTCTGCACTTTATCTTGCAGAATTAGCTGAAGAAGCTGGATTCCCGCCTGGCGTACTGAATGTGGTTCCTGGATTCGGCGAAACTGCCGGACAACCATTGGTCGATCATCCACTTGTGGATAAAATCGCCTTCACCGGTTCCACTGAAGTCGGAAAGACAATCATGAGCCGCGCATCAAAAAATTTAAAGCGCGTCACTTTGGAACTTGGCGGAAAATCTCCAAACATCATCCTGCCAGATGCTGATATGTCCAAAGCCATTCCTGGTGCGTTGAACGGGGTCATGTTCAACCAAGGTCAAGTATGCTGTGCGGGGTCTCGCGTATTCATCCAAAAGAAACATTTCGATAATGTTCTTGCAGATATGGCTTCACATGCTAAAAACATTAAACAAGGCTTCGGACTGCATGAAGATACTGAAATGGGACCACTAGTTTCCCAAGAACAGCAAAATCGGGTCATGAGCTATATCGAAAAAGGCTTAAGCGAAGGTGCAGAACTATTGGCTGGTGGGGTTAAACCTTCCGAACAAGGTTATTTTGTTGCTCCAACCATTTTTGCAGATGTAAATGACGAAATGACGATTGCCAAGGAAGAAATCTTCGGTCCTGTCATTTCTGCAATGCCTTATGAAGATTTGGATGAAGTGATCGAACGCGCTAATAATAGTGAATATGGATTAGCGGCAGGCGTTTGGACACGTGATATTGCCAAAGGCCACTACATTGCCAACAAGCTCCGCGCAGGTACGGTTTGGGTCAATTGCTACAACGCATTTGACGCAGCTTCTCCATTCGGGGGCTATAAACAATCCGGCATCGGACGTGAAATGGGCTCCTATGCATTAGACAATTATACAGAAGTCAAGAGTGTCTGGGTCGGAATGAAGTAA
- a CDS encoding DUF6173 family protein encodes MESLPTDKMPPVTPYTINPEFFNPDLASAFYRRIIEMIHMFEAELDETEEIGIRLVSFGHSIQFHIEDVSYYNPSLITFIGKLGDGAKVKLVQHVSQISFLLMALPKRTENAAPRRIGFTLKESLEE; translated from the coding sequence ATGGAATCCTTGCCGACTGACAAAATGCCCCCAGTGACACCGTATACAATCAACCCGGAATTTTTCAACCCTGACCTCGCTAGTGCCTTTTACCGCCGAATCATTGAAATGATCCATATGTTTGAAGCTGAATTGGATGAAACGGAGGAAATCGGAATCAGGCTTGTATCATTCGGCCATTCGATCCAATTTCATATAGAGGATGTCAGCTATTACAACCCAAGCCTGATTACGTTTATCGGCAAGCTCGGGGATGGGGCGAAAGTAAAACTCGTTCAGCATGTAAGCCAAATAAGCTTCCTGTTGATGGCATTGCCGAAGCGCACAGAAAATGCAGCACCGAGAAGGATAGGATTTACTTTGAAAGAAAGTTTGGAAGAATAA
- a CDS encoding LrgB family protein: MIWFVLAITLYYLTKSIYIKYKNPLLNPLILCPSILAFVIMMSWVPAKEFSTGTKSISYLLGPATVSFAVPVYRHLDLIKKYAIELMLSVAAGSITAVMTSFLLSKWIHFSSQMESTMIPRSITTPIAMDVSKTLGGIPTLTAAFVICTGIIGSIVGPIVIRMCAIKTPIAKGVLLGMGAHGAGTSKAFEIGTVEGSISSIAMILGALATIVWAYIWIPLLLS, from the coding sequence ATGATATGGTTCGTTCTCGCAATCACTTTATACTATTTGACAAAAAGTATATATATAAAGTATAAAAATCCTTTATTAAATCCACTTATACTTTGCCCAAGCATACTTGCTTTTGTCATTATGATGTCTTGGGTTCCCGCTAAGGAATTCAGCACTGGGACAAAGTCGATCAGCTACTTGCTCGGACCGGCAACAGTATCTTTTGCCGTGCCTGTATATAGGCACTTGGACTTGATCAAGAAATATGCAATTGAATTGATGCTGAGTGTTGCAGCAGGTTCGATCACTGCGGTTATGACCTCTTTTCTCTTAAGCAAGTGGATCCATTTTTCCAGTCAAATGGAGAGCACCATGATTCCCCGATCCATAACGACACCTATTGCCATGGATGTTTCAAAGACGTTAGGCGGCATTCCCACTTTGACGGCCGCTTTCGTCATTTGCACTGGAATCATAGGTTCCATTGTTGGTCCTATTGTCATTCGCATGTGTGCCATTAAAACCCCCATTGCAAAAGGTGTACTGCTAGGGATGGGCGCCCATGGAGCCGGTACATCAAAGGCTTTTGAAATAGGGACAGTGGAAGGGTCAATTTCGAGTATTGCCATGATCCTCGGCGCCCTTGCTACCATTGTCTGGGCATATATTTGGATTCCATTGCTGCTTTCATAA
- a CDS encoding carboxymuconolactone decarboxylase family protein: MNNDRYQKGLNKLMEYTTEGNEKVSTHLKIVDDLKDLAPDVGNFIIEFAYGEIYTRPVLDNQQRALIVISSLATQGTEPQLELHINTGLTSGLSPNMIVESIIQLIPYTGFPRVLNALRVAKKVFAERDLYQAKEA; encoded by the coding sequence ATGAATAACGACAGATATCAAAAAGGATTAAATAAATTAATGGAATATACAACAGAAGGAAATGAAAAAGTTTCGACGCATTTGAAAATTGTCGATGATCTAAAAGACCTTGCCCCTGATGTCGGAAACTTTATCATTGAATTCGCATATGGTGAGATTTATACAAGACCTGTACTGGATAATCAACAACGGGCATTGATCGTGATTTCTTCCCTTGCCACACAAGGGACAGAACCGCAGCTGGAGCTCCATATCAATACAGGCTTAACATCGGGATTATCTCCTAATATGATAGTGGAATCTATTATACAATTAATTCCTTATACTGGTTTCCCAAGAGTTTTGAATGCATTGCGCGTTGCTAAAAAGGTATTTGCTGAAAGAGATCTGTATCAAGCAAAAGAAGCCTAG